The Bos indicus x Bos taurus breed Angus x Brahman F1 hybrid chromosome 15, Bos_hybrid_MaternalHap_v2.0, whole genome shotgun sequence genome includes a window with the following:
- the LOC113905989 gene encoding olfactory receptor 5B2-like — protein MSVPSFRRGSDENLENSHEEWYTGDGFHLVDLTNAPELQIPLFIVFTLIYLISVLGNLGMITLILLDSCLHTPMDFLIINLSLVDFGYSSAVTPKVMAGFLRADKVISYNACATQIFFFAAFASVENFLLAAMACDRHAAVCEPLHYTITMKMSVCASLAIGSYVCGFVNASIHVGGTFSLSLCKSKLVHHFFCDIPAVMALSCSDKHVREVVLILIAGFNVFFALLVIFISYLLIFITVLKMHSAKGYQKALSTCASHLSAVSIFYGTIIFMYLEPSSNHSMDTDKVASVFYAMVIPMLNPMVYSLRNKEVKSTFKNVWGKAKFSLGFAF, from the exons ATGTCTGTACCCAGCTTCCggcgtggctcagatg AGAATTTAGAAAATTCCCATGAAGAATGGTATACAGGTGATGGATTTCACCTGGTGGATCTAACCAATGCTCCAGAACTTCAGATCCCCCTCTTTATTGTGTTCACCCTCATTTACCTCATCAGTGTTTTGGGAAACCTGGGGATGATCACACTGATCCTGTTGGACTCCTGTCTCCACACCCCAATGGACTTTCTCATCATTAATCTGTCTTTGGTGGACTTTGGCTACTCCTCAGCTGTCACACCGAAAGTGATGGCTGGGTTTCTTAGAGCAGACAAGGTCATCTCATACAATGCCTGTGCTACTCAGATATTCTTTTTCGCAGCCTTTGCCAGTGTGGAAAATTTCCTCTTAGCTGCAATGGCCTGTGATCGCCATGCTGCAGTGTGTGAACCCCTACATTACACCATCACCATGAAGATGAGTGTGTGTGCCAGTCTGGCCATAGGCTCCTACGTCTGTGGATTCGTGAATGCCTCCATCCACGTTGGGGGCACGTTCAGTCTTTCTCTGTGTAAGTCCAAGCTGGTCCATCACTTTTTCTGTGATATTCCAGCTGTCATGGCTCTCTCTTGCTCTGATAAACATGTTAGAGAGGTGGTTCTCATTTTAATTGCAGGCTTTAATGTCTTTTTTGCTCTTCTGGTAATATTTATTTCCTACCTTCTCATATTTATCACTGTCTTGAAGATGCACTCGGCTAAAGGATACCAAAAAGCTTTGTCCACCTGCGCTAGTCACCTCTCAGCCGTCAGCATCTTCTATGGGACAATCATCTTCATGTACTTAGAACCCAGCTCCAATCACTCCATGGACACAGACAAAGTGGCCTCTGTGTTCTATGCTATGGtcatccccatgctgaaccctatggtctacagcctgaggaacaaaGAGGTGAAAAGTACATTCAAGAATGTTTGGGGGAAGGCAAAATTCTCTCTAGGATTTGCATTTTAA
- the LOC113905990 gene encoding olfactory receptor 5B2-like: MENIAEVTGFILLGLSSASELRSLLCIMLTLIYLVTLVGNLGMITLILLGSHLHTPMFFFLSNLSLVDFGYSSAVTPKAVAGLLIGDKFISYNACAAQMFFFVAFATVENYLLASMAYDRYAAVCRPLHYTTTMTTSVCAHLAIGSYICGFLNACFHVGDIFSLTFCKSNTVHHFFCDVPAVLALSCSEKHVSEVVLVFMSSFNVSFALLVILISYLFIFVNILKMHSAQGHQKALSTCASHFTAVSIFYGTVIFMYLQPSSRHSMDTDKVASVFYAMVIPMLNPVVYSLRNKEVKSAFKKFVFKRLWNHKTIIGRRTPLTVFLHHSTADIESAGFPNQVIFLASTPLLSDSSPCRLMSRASLESVTAAPENEDGPQTRDFHARSLWFCFETTSCLLIVQPLPLRLSHHTRCAALLGYFSETSNTEFRPMKAGLSLVVESRGYPLAGAHELLAVMASLVSPGHSVHRLIAAAPGPSSLAPGP, translated from the exons ATGGAAAACATCGCGGAAGTGACTGGGTTCATCCTCCTCGGACTATCCAGTGCCTCCGAGCTGCGGAGCCTCCTCTGTATCATGCTCACTCTCATTTACCTCGTCACTCTGGTCGGAAACCTGGGAATGATCACACTGATTCTCCTGGGCTCTCATCTGCACACACctatgttctttttcctcagtaaCCTGTCTCTGGTGGACTTTGGCTACTCCTCGGCTGTCACTCCGAAAGCCGTGGCTGGGTTACTTATAGGAGACAAGTTCATCTCCTACAATGCATGTGCTGCTCAGATGTTCTTCTTCGTCGCCTTTGCTACTGTGGAAAATTACCTTTTGGCTTCAATGGCCTATGATCGCTATGCAGCCGTGTGCAGACCTCTGCATTATACCACAACTATGACGACAAGTGTGTGTGCACATCTTGCCATAGGCTCCTACATCTGTGGGTTTCTAAATGCCTGCTTCCATGTTGGAGACATATTCAGTCTTACTTTCTGTAAGTCCAACACGGTCcatcatttcttctgtgatgttCCAGCTGTCCTGGCTCTCTCTTGCTCTGAAAAACACGTTAGTGAAGTAGTTCTTGTTTTTATGTCGAGCTTTaatgtctcttttgctcttcTGGTTATACTGATTTCCTACCTGTTCATATTTGTAAACATCTTGAAGATGCACTCAGCTCAGGGTCACCAAAAGGCGCTGTCCACCTGCGCTTCCCACTTCACTGCCGTCTCCATCTTCTATGGGACCGTTATCTTCATGTACTTACAGCCCAGCTCCAGGCACTCCATGGACACAGACAAGGTGGCATCTGTGTTTTACGCCATGGTCATCCCCATGCTGAATCCTGTGgtctacagcctgaggaacaaggAGGTCAAGAGTGCATTCAAGAAG tttgttttcaaa AGACTTTGGAATCATAAGACCATTATTGGAAGGAGAACTCCTCTGACAGTATTTCTGCATCATTCTACAGCTGATATCGAG tcagctggctTTCCGAAtcaagtcatattccttgcctcaacacctcttCTCTCAGATTCATCCCCCTGTCGTCTGATGAGCAGAGCGAGCTTGGAGTCAGTAACAGCAGCTCCAGAGAATGAAGACGGCCCGCAAACAAGGGATTTCCATGCTAGATCCCTGTGGTTCTGCTTTGAGACGACA AGCTGCCTGCTGATCGTACAGCCCCTACCTCTCCGGTTATCTCATCACACGCGCTGTGCAGCACTTCTCGGTTACTTCTCTGAAACATCAAACACTGAGTTCAGACCGATGAAGGCA gggCTTTCCctggttgtggagagcaggggttaCCCTCTAGCTGGGGCCCACGAGCTTCTtgctgtgatggcttctcttgtgagcCCAGGCCACAGCGTGCACAGGCTCATAGCTGCAGCGCCTGGGCCCAGTAGTTTGGCTCCTGGGCCGTAG
- the LOC113904630 gene encoding olfactory receptor 5B2-like, which produces MWLGLILLILLESRLHIPMYFSPTNLSLVDFCYSTAVTPKVMAGLLVGDQVISYNVCTAQRFFFAAFATVESYLLASMAYDCYAAMCNPLCYNTTMTASVCTCMAMGPYFCGFLNASVHTGDVFRLYFCRANVLHHFFCDIPAVMALSYSDKHISELILHVVASFGIEFALLVILISYLFIFTTILKMHSAEGYQKALSTCVSHVTTVSIFYGTGIFMYSQPSSSHPMDTDKIASVCYTMVIPLLSPLVYKQGGQKRFQEGG; this is translated from the coding sequence ATGTGGTTGGGACTGATCCTGCTGATTCTCTTGGAGTCTCGTCTCCACATTCCCATGTACTTTTCCCCTACAAATCTGTCTCTGGTGGACTTTTGCTACTCCACAGCTGTCACTCCCAAGGTGATGGCTGGGCTCCTTGTAGGAGACCAGGTCATCTCCTACAATGTATGCACTGCTCAGAGGTTCTTTTTTGCAGCATTTGCCACTGTGGAAAGTTACCTGTTGGCCTCAATGGCCTATGACTGCTACGCAGCAATGTGCAACCCCCTATGTTATAACACCACCATGACAGCAAGTGTGTGTACTTGTATGGCTATGGGTCCCTACTTCTGTGGTTTCCTGAATGCCTCCGTCCACACGGGAGACGTTTTCCGGCTCTACTTCTGTAGGGCCAATGTGCTCCACCACTTTTTCTGCGATATTCCAGCAGTCATGGCTCTCTCTTACTCTGATAAACATATCAGTGAGCTGATTCTCCACGTGGTGGCAAGTTTCGGTATTGAGTTTGCCCTCCTGGTTATCTTGATTTCCTATTTGTTCATATTTACCACCATCTTGAAGATGCACTCGGCTGAGGGATATCAGAAGGCTTTATCCACCTGCGTGTCTCACGTCACCACAGTCTCCATCTTCTATGGGACAGGCATCTTTATGTACTCTCAGCCCAGCTCCAGTCATCCCATGGACACAGACAAAATTGCGTCTGTGTGCTATACCATGGTCATCCCCCTGCTCAGCCCCTTGGTCTATAAACAAGGAGGTCAAAAACGCTTTCAAGAAGGTGGGTAA